Below is a window of Drosophila nasuta strain 15112-1781.00 chromosome X, ASM2355853v1, whole genome shotgun sequence DNA.
TTGTTTCTAACTATTTTCGGGTGTGTGAACTTTTGAAGTTCTCTATTGTGAGAGCTAGCTATGAAGACTGCTGACTGACTACTGAATGCTTCAAGCAGCTGCCAACTGAGATGCTGACGGGACGAGTTGAAACTCGATCATAATTCAACGTAGTTGGCAAAGCGTTCAATGTCAGCACCGAACAAGTGGAGGACTAGGTTGTCCCATCATTGGAATGAAACCGTAGAAGGAATTCAGCAATATTTAGGAGTTCAAAAgatgcaaattttatttgattatgaATGGGGTTATGAACGCAATCGAAACACAAGAGATTTGGGGTAACGCTTAACATCTATGTTTGTATGGTAGGAGCATCGTTGACCAGGAGCAGCTGGAACTATTGGAACAGCTTCTGCTGGCAGCCCTTGCAATATTTGGTGGCTTCGCGACGCTTTGCATTGCGGCGATGCATCTTAACCATCACATAGATGAGGCCCACAGAGGCCCAGGTGGCTTTGGCAACCTAGACGAAGGAGAATAGATGAGGTAAATTTGCAAAAGGCAGAAAAATAAGAGGAGAGAatctcacacactcacattagCGCGTCCGCGCACAGTGTTGTTATCGAAGATGCGATTGAACTTGAATTGGTCCGACATCGTAAGGAATCTTCAGGAATTGAATTTCTATAAGGAAACTTTTCTGGAATCGGAAATTCAATGTGACTTTCTCTCATACTATTACTAAAGTCCATACTATGCATATCTCCGTTTGGGTTGATTCTTTATTCAAAGCCTACTCTAACCCCCCCTCAAGTGATTGAATTGTCAGTTGTCATCGGTACTTTTCAGCTGTTATTACTGCCCTACTTGATAGGGATGCGcggtataaatataatattataaatacagaGTACAGACTGTATTGAGCGATTATGGCATTTAGATATAGCCAAGATAATGACACGCGATCGAATCAAATTCTAGTATTGACGTAACCGATAATTATACGGATGCAATGCTATCAATTCGCAGTGGAATTGTCATCAATTGGTTGTTCAAGGATTTTTGGAATCTTCAGGAGAACCGAAAGTAAACGAAGAGAACAAGAAGAACACGAAAGTCAGAAGTGAAGTAAAGAAAGAGCAGCGTCAAATGGAAATAGGTCATGGAAGGGAATGCAGTAGAAAGGCAGCTGACAGCCCACAATAATAGATCATGTCTGTGCGTGTCTGTGCATGCATGATCATGTATGCGGATACCGGCAAAAGCTGTTATTGGATTTTCGCTATGTTGTGTTATTTGCAATCGCGGTCATCGACAATCGACTTGTGAAGCTGACGAGATCTTGCCGCCTCACCTTTGCGTGTCGCAATAAAACGTGAGCCATAGCTTGGCGCTATAATTACGCCCGAGATGCATCTACACTTGTATCGGACTCGGTATAAGGGCTTGTCGATGGCTCGATAACCGGGTGCTGAGTGTTATGTTTAGGGCGGCAATGGGCGGAATGCCCCAATGcgatttgaataataataaaaatgtcaaatgtaTAATTTTCGGGGGGGCTGGCAAATTAAGGGTAAAATGAGGTTATTTTGGGCCCGACCccgatttcaattcaatttcgatATTGGATTGGATTGCTGATTGAAGTATAAAAGCAGCAGAGATTTGCATATGCTGATCATATCACGTCTGAACATGAGATTCGATTTGCTGATCAGCTATCTACTGCTGGGATTACCGCTTTGCTGGGCCGGGGTGAGTGGCGATAAAAAGAATACGAACTCCAATCTTACATCTCATATATCtgcctccctctctctctctctctctctcccgctctcttgCTTCTTGACAGGCGACAGAGGAGCAAATGTGGGCAGCAGGAAAACTTATGCGGGACGTTTGCTTCCCCAAGTTTCCGAAGGTGAGCGTTGCCACCGCTGATTCCATACACGATGGCGTCATTCCGGATGACAAGGACTCCAAGTGCTACATCAACTGCATTCTCGAGATGATGCAAACGGTAAGTGGCGTTGCTTGTCAATCAAAATTTCTCAACTCATTCCTTCCCCACTCGCAGATCAAGAAGGGCAAGCTGCAGCTGGAGTCGTCGCTGAAGCAGGTGGAGCTCCTCTTGCCGGACAAGTACAAGCCGAGCTATCGCACGGGCATCGATCTGTGCAAAGACTCCACCAATGGCATCAAGAACAATTGTGATGCTGGCCACGCGCTGCTCACCTGCCTGCGTGCCAACATCGATGTCTTTGTGTTCCCCTAGACATCGACTTGGAGTAAACAACTTTTCCATTTCCTTTCCCCGATGTGTGTAAGTGCTTCAAGATCCCCCCACTTTGACCGGCAGGTCAAGTGCCAGCTGAGCATTACGAATAAAGTTGATTCGATTTTCGATAAGATACTAAActcgaaacgaaaacgaaacaaatGTGCCGCATTTTCATTGGCTGGCTGCCCAGCAGCGAGAGTGTCTCCAGAGCATAACCTTTCATTGCAGACAACTGCTGGAGATTAACAAGAGAAGAGGTGATCTTTAGGCCCAGGAAGGAAAAGCGGTCCAGGTAAGGTAGATATTCAAGAAAATCTCAGTTAAGTTACTGAGGGAAAGTCCTAAGCTTGTCACAACAGTTTGAGTGCCCCTCGGGCTTAGGTGAGACAACCAGATTGATGGCAACTACACGCTAAATGAATGTCGATCTGCAATCAGCAGATCTCGCGTGTCATGGGACTCCCTGGGTTGGGAGTATAAATGGAGCGCTGCGGACTGCAAATGGAGCAAGAGCTAAAACTGAACGTTTCGAAGTCAGACAATGAGAAAGCAAGCGACCTGGTTGACCGCACTACTGATGCTGGCCTGTAGCTGTAGCACATTGTTGCAGCTAGTCCAAGCCAACGATGACTCCGACGAGGTGATGACCATGAAGATGAGCGAAGTGGTCGATCTGCTGATGCCTTTTGGGCAAAGTTGTGATCCGGTCCCGGAGCGAGGTAAGCACGTATTTAAGCCAGATTAACCTTACTCAATATTCTGctaatacttttgtattgaaCAGTGCATCTGGAGGAGATGGTGTTGAACAAGGACGATGCCTCGCATCCGAGCAAATGCTTCCGCCGCTGCATGCTGATGCAGTTCGAGCTGATGCCCGAGGGCGAGAAGCTCTACGACGGCGCCAAGACCAATGAAATGATGAACATGATGTTTCCTGACAAGGAGGAGCAATCGCGCCTCATCACTGCGAAATGCAATCAGGCGAGCGGGTTAACCGATGAGTGAGTAGACCGCAGTCACCGAAATACCTTTCCAGAGATCCTTTTATTTCTCACATTCTTCCCAGATGCGAGATTGCGCATTCGATTGCCATGTGCATGCTGCGAGAAATGCGCGTTGCCGCCTATAAAATACCCGAGATCAAGGATTAGCTGAAACGCAGCCACGCTCCGCAACCACTTCAGTCATTTCTTGCAATTGCATATCAATTCTATTTGGTTCTTTTTTTCCATCAGTGAATTCCCCTGGCAGAAGGATTGTCTCTCCTTCACTTCCTACTTTAGTTTCCCTAGTTACATATTTATCTTATCCTAGTTTGTGTCCCGTTGTGGTTTCTGGACATGCACACACCCATTGAATAAAGAGAACGTGGAGCGCGCGTCGTGTAATCaatctatgtgtgtgtacaataATTGATTAGGGATCTTCTTCATCTACCAGTGCAGCTTGACCCGATTGCGATCCAGATGCCGACCGATGCACTGGTTCAGCTGATGGGCCGCTTCGCAGGGCTTATTCGATGGCACATTGATCGAGCGATTGCAACTTTGAGCCAGACTGCAGCCTAGAGCAATGGCCAGCTTATTGTCCTCGGTCACTTTGCTCGTCAGCTGCTCCACGCGTTGCAAATTCAGACGGTTGCTCACGCTGTCCATCTGCAAAATGAGAGAAACAAAGAGGATCAGTTAGGATCCAAGCAAGCAATCCTTGAACTTACCAGTCCAATGCCCTTCAGCACACACTCCACCAGGCACTTCTCCTTGGGCGTTGGTCGTGGTTCTCGGATGAGCGAACGCTGCGGCCCCGTCATCTGCAGCTTGGCCATACAGCTTTGCTTGGTTTGATCGATCATCTGCTGCACCTCGGGCAGATTGCGATCAATCAGCGTCCACATCGGGTCCCCACTTTTTCCGCCGAACAGACGACCCAAGTCGAAGGCCTGACCCTTGGTTGATATCGGAATCGGAAGTGACATCCCAGACGCAGCTGAAGCCTGTCCTTCGACTAAGACTGTGCAATAGCCGATGAAAGCAATCAACGTAAGTTGGATAGTTGTCATCTTATGAATTTCTGATTCTGTTCGTTTTCATGTGGCTTTTATATAGTTCAATCACTTGAACTCTTGACCTTCTTGGCCGTCATTCTTCATGCGTTCTTCTCTTTGCTTTCTTTACTTGCCATTGCTGAACCTTATTTTGCTGACACCTGCAAAAAAATTGCGCTGCGCAAGTTCAAGACTTGACATTGTACTTGCATCGCATTGAGACTGCGTTCGAGAAAGCACAAGCAAGGGGTTTAATCATCATTTAATCATTGTTTTTATATCTCCATCTATATAGCTTCTTAACGACAATACGAATATAACTAAAACGTCAAGCGAATATCTCTCCCAAGTTGTCTTTGTCGCTCCCCAAAAGTttgcaacacatttttaaGCAAGCGCACAGCTGCCTGGAATTTGAAACAAGTAATTTCAACTATTACCTATACCTCTACTACTTCTActtattcaatattattattattattattttcatcttATTTTAAAACTGCTACCCCTCAATTTCATTGCAGTTACAATATCTACGGATTCCTCTCCAAAGCTATATTTTCCGCTtccccaaaagtatgcaatatattacaaaataaagtatacTCGTATATCATCAATGTGGTGAGCTTCAATGTTATACAGTAATGTCGATAATGATGCACCTACATTTAATTGTATAACAGAATGTTTCGCCATTATCGATATTGTTCTAAGTAGTAACTAAATTGACTTTActatcaattttattgttcctttttctatattttttttaatgtttattaagTGAAGACACAACTTAATATGTactttatatttctttaatggcaaaactttttataatttatattttggaaaatacttttgattttttatgttCGAGAACTTTATcatttaaacacaaaatttgTACTCATAAACTtggatatattatattgaatatattatattagaaTAAATTATCAAGCATGCGAATTTATGTAATAAACTTTAATAactaatacaatttttctatTTCCGCATTATTGgaagtattatttttacaactaCTACTTAAGATAGCCCAAgttatacttattatttttaagtactTTTTAGCATCTACTATTCTAGTTCTTTATTAATATGTGCATTTTCTTTTACCCTAGCTTCTTTTACAACtttattcatatttactttttgtcactacaataatatactaatactatatattataaaatattattattattgctattactattactaccTAAAATATGCCTattatatgcaaaataattgataattgcaTTCCGTTTAAGGTTCAGGAAATTTGAGGATCTCTGGAACCCCAAATTGGAATCTCTTCCCGCATATCATATCGGGGGAAAACAGTTACCGCATTTTGGAAATAACCAAGTGAACTCAAGGGGTTTGCCCACACCTCCCAGAAGAAGGTGATTAAGGTTGAGATAGTCGTAGCTCTCTACGCCAGAGGTGTAATCAGAGTTCTCTAGTACTGATAACTGGCAGCCCACTGGCCATGCGATACCGTTTGGTAGCAGATTCGCAGACAGAGCTGAGGCAAAAGTGGCAGCTTATCGCATTTTTTGGCATTGGGGAAACACTCGCTCATATAAAAGAACCACGAATGGACTCTAGAGTATACAGTCTTTGTGAAGAATTACGATGATAAGGTTGCTAATTGTCCTGCTGCTTGGCacaattgctgctgcaaatGTTCAGCGTGGATTAGGTCTGAGTTACTTGGGCTTGGAGTTCTATAGACAGCTGGAGAACTTCACCTTAGCGGACGTTGATACACAATGTGCTCAGGATCTCGCCCAGGTGCAGCTTGCCCTTGGCAACAATACCAATTGGGCGCTAAAAAGTAAGTTTAGTTTGACACAGTCACGAATCATTCTGATAACTATTTTCTTCTCCACAGTGCTCGATTCTTGGGGTTCACTGCCCTCGGGAGTGCTGGAGGGCAACACCAGAAGCTTGGGCAACTACGACGAGTGCCTGAGGATCAATCAACAAATTTCCACTGATTACACACTCCAGGGCAAGTACTGCTTTGCCAGGCTGCCTGTGGGTCAACTCTTTCAGAGCACATCGAATGCGAACATCGCCGTCTGTTTTCCCACCACCTGCGATAGCACCGACATGGACATCCTGCTGCGTCAGTTGATGGAACAACTCGGTCTTGAGGTGGATGAGACTGCAGTCCTGGTGACTGAAAGCACCTGTAAGACAACTGGACGCGAACCCTTCGACTGGCTCACGATATTCACGATGTAAGCACAACTTCCAGCAAAAAATACTTCTTCCTCTGACAAAGTCTCCTTTTTTAGTGTCCTTTGCTCCGTTCTGGGACTGTTTGTTCTGCTGGCCACACTCTACGATTACTTCTTTTGTGAGGATCCAAGTAAGTTCTCCACACTCTGCGAGTTTAGTAACTGCCTATTAAGCACATTTAATTCTCAGGTCAACTTCCGCAACTGATTAAAGCGTTCTCAGCACGTGTCAACTCGGGAGCATTGTTTCGCATCTCGAACAACTCGAATCCGAATATGATCAACTGCCTGCATGGCTTGCGCTGCATGTCCCTCATCTGGGTTATCTTTGGTCATGACTACATTATCGCCCTCAAGTCGCCGAATATTAATCGCATGGATATGTTTACGGTGAGCCTTTATTAGTTCTTTAGATTGTGTCCAGGACTAACGATTATCCTTTCCACAGTGGGGAGCAACACCTTTTCGCATGTTCATCCAGCAGTGTATCAATGCCGTGGACACTTTCTTCTTTCTCAGCGGCATGCTGGTGGTCAGCTCACAGTTCCGAGCCATGGAGCGGTAAGTAGCCAGCTAGTAAGCAGCTCCGTTGTAGCTTACTAACGATCTCATTCAAATACTTGCAGGGGAAACGGCAAACTTAACATTCCGAAGCTATATTTGAATCGCTATCTGCGTCTCACGCCCGTTCTGGGCTTTGCCATGCTCCTCTACGTGAAGTTGTTGCCGTACTTCGGGGACGGACCCATCTGGGGCACCACCATGTTCGATGACTACAGCATTTGCAATAAGAACTGGTACCTGACGCTGCTCTACGTCCAGAACTTCTTCTGGGATAAGGTAACAACGATTCTTCCCCTCTTCCACCAATCACAACTAATTGCGCTTTGTGTTTGCAGTGCATTTCCCATTCCTGGTACTTGGCTGTGGACATGCAGCTCTATTTGCTGTCCCCAATCTTTCTCATTGCCCTCTACAGATGGGGCAAGAAAGCAGCTGCGGCCATTGTGCTGCTCATTTTGGTGCTCAGCTCTTACCTCTTTGCAACAATGATTGTCAACAACTACTCCATGCAGATACGAGGCGATGCTGTCAAGAGGGGCGAGCCCTTCATCTATTTTCCGATCCATGTGCGCGCCTCAACGTGGCTGGTGGGCGTCCTCTTCGGCTACTTTCTCTACCTAACTAAGGGCAAACGCTTCCAGTTGAATCGCCTCGTCGTGTGGACTTTTTGGTTGCTTAGCTTGAGCTTCCTGCTCGTCACCGTGATGGCCCTGGAACCCTATGCGGGCCTCAACGCCACGCCCGTGCCCATTGTGAATGAGGCCTTCTTCCTCAGTCTCACACGCATCGCTTGGCCTCTGGCTCTCTGCTGGGTGGTCTTTGCCTGCATGCAGGGTTATGGTGGGTTGGCCAACAGCTTCCTCGCCTCACCTCTCTGGCAGCCGCTGTCGAAGCTCTCCTATTGCGCCTACATCTTTCACATATTCTTTGAGAACCTCAACTCGGcacgcactcacacaaacacctATTTCTCCGACTACGATGTGGTAAGTGACTCATCTAATTCCACTtctgtgtatgtattttaaaagaatatcTCAATTCCTTAGATGCTGCGATTCTGGGGCGACTTTGGCTTCACGGTGCTGCTCTCCTACGTCGTCTACATTCTGGTCGAAGCCCCTTGCTCTACTTTGGTAGGCTGGTGGCTCTCGGACGCGAAAAAGCCCAAGCCAAAGCCTGCAATAGTGCCAGCGAGCACAGAAGCTGCCTAGAGAGTAGTTAAATAGGAACTCCACACATTCTCGCATTAATCTTTATCAATCTTATTTTacaatcctttttttttttagtttattttaatagctCCTTCAACTATCATTTATTTGTACTATTATTATGAGGAACTTGAATCTACTGTATTTAATAGAATAACTATATAACTCAGCTGATAAGCTGACCAATCGTTGAGTTAGTGCCCGATTACCCTGTAGAAATGCCCACTAAAGATAGCTCTTATCATTTAGCTTTAATATGCATAAGGCGAGTGCCGATAAAGTCGACTTCATGACgtttgtaaacataaacaagtGTATTATATgagattaaaatatattttattgaattgtactcttttgttgctattttaatgaatgaattttgcataaatatattaattaataaaacacaataatgaaaacacaaataaGGCGCAGATTtgtacttatttatttttcagaTTTTGTCTTTTACAGcttgattttaataataatgaaaaagctaactacatttttattatcacAAATTTGTACTGACAATCGAATAATATCCTGTATCTCGGTAATTTAAAGGACAACAAGGATGTCCTTGGATACGGCTTTAGCCAAAGCTTcagaatatattataattaaaggAATTGAGTTAAAAGgatttttttgtataccaTAGCTCGTGAATGTGCTTGAATATCCTAACAAGCAATATATCAAAGGTTGCGTCTTAATAAGGTCTATTTTCCCTAAAAGGCCTACTAGCCAAAGGGCATTCGGATCGTCCTTCTCGTTTTCGAGTTATCctaaaatttgcaatttaagtCTGCTTCTACAATTTAGttacaacaacgacaataacaacaacataagcaatttgaaaaataattattgataatgtagttgttgttgttgcccacTAAATGTTGCCGCGATGGTCGAAATATGCCTAATTGCCGGCTGAtataccaggcgaacataaatcagcagcaagcagaaataTAGAAAGTGACTTGACTGGCGACACCTGCTGGCTGTTAACGAAACCACAAAAGATATATTTGCGcgccaatttgaaatttaaaaagaaaatctgttaaaatttgaaaatatctcATTTTTGTGGGATATTGCAACAGTAACTACAATAACAATTCTTTATTCTGTGGTTGTTATTGCCCTCTCAATGTTGCCACGATAGTCAGAAATTGCCAAATCAGCaggtgaaataccaggcgaacataagtcagcagcaagcagaaataGAGCAAGTCACTTGCTTGCTCAGTGACGCCATCTGTAGCCTGTTTTTggtactacaaaaatacttgcccaccaatttgaaatttataagcAACCGCTGTAAAAAGAGCAAATtcgttaaaattaaaaaatattttttttttaaatttactttggacattgcaacaaaaacaaaattagaaattacaacaacaataatatgtttgttgttgttggccaccCAAAACCAGCAGGAGCATCAAAAAAGTTGCAAGTCAGCAAGTGCCAGGCGAACAGAAATAGCAGCAATCTGAAATAGAGCAAGTCACTTGCTTGCTCAGTGCCGACATCTGCCGCCTGTTTTCGGAACCACAAGAGAAATACTTGCGCgccaatttaaaatttgacgCTACTGACGGAAAAAGCAAATCtgttaaaatatgaatttgttttatgttgtcGAATATTTCAGCAATATTTCGGTTATTTGAAGGACGAAaaggatgtcctttggcacacaTACACTACTAATCAACATTTATCgatctgcaaaacaaaaagcacgAAGGTCCTTACAGGACCAGCGATAATGCCAAAATTTTCTTCAGCTTAAATTGGCTATAAATCGGCCGTATCCTGGCATATCCTAGCGAGACTGCCGAACGATGGCTAATGGGTAGATCTATTAGCTGGCCAAAGGACATTCGAATCGTCCTCACGGTTTCCGAGTTATCCTggattttgtgtttttcggcgaaatttgaaatttgaatgttgaatgttgaattCCTATATGACCCCGTATTTCGATGATGCTGGTCGATAAAATTCGTCCTTGCGATTCAAACGAGACATGTCCCGACATCCTGCGGCAGGACGCGGCAGAGTTATGGgcatttttcaataattatgtTCATACTAAATGACaaacctaaaagtatgcaacataaaTTTTCTCAAAAATAGCAACTTAAATTTTGCAAGGgggaggcatgaaaaattgACTAGAAGTCCGGAAATCCGCTATAACTCAGCCATTTTAAGGATTAGGCAGATGTCCTTTGGCATACGGGTAGCTCTTGACACGAAATTGAAGAATCAATTGAAAAAAGGACGAAAGTCCTTACAGGAGCAGAGATAAACGtcattttttgtattcataATTTTCTTGATAACTCGAATATCCTTTAAAGGATACGGTTGAAACGAGTGTCAATCAACGACTTTTAATTAGGCCTATCAACATGCCTAAGGACATCCAAATCGTCCTTGTAGTTTCTGAGATATCAAGGAATTTGCTGTTTCTGGCTATATTTTTGGCGTTTACAGTGCCCCCGAAAGTATgccataattttaaaaaattgcagTTGCTATAGCAATTGAAAGGTGTCtgtaaaagtatgcaatgctttTTTTACTGACAAGCTGCGCTGCCTTAATGACGCTGTGCAAGAGTATGCACAGTCTTAATGctgcaaaatgtttaattagATTTTCAAGTTAGATTTATCGATTTAAAcggtatatattaatatatcttattattacattattatttagtattacatatacatacagaTAGAGACGTACTGCGcgccaatttgaaatttaacaGCATAAGACAAAAAGcaaatctattaaaatttgaaaacatttttatgttattattattttttgaattaaattcataaGTGAATCCAATGTATTCTTAAGTAGTTTccttatacaatattatttcatattacttattctataataaatattttaaagtaacaaaaaaaaaaaaacaaggaaaGCTTAAGGCTCGCTTTCTCGCATTAAAGCAAAGGTGAAGATGAGAATTTTAAATCGAGCTCGCTCTTAACTTAGGTCTTATAGTAACGGACAAGATTAGTTTGGATTCATTTGTGGATCATTTGTCTCAGCTGCAGCACTTGCTGAGGCTTCATCAGCCGCAGTCTCTATCTCAATCCCCGTTGTAATTTTCATTGGAATTGGGGCTGCCTCTAGATCAACATTCACTATGGATATAGGATTCTTCTCCACTTTGATTATTTCAGGAACTGTCTTCGCAACTGGACTGGGTTTGCTTCTGGATAGCAAAAGACTTTCCAAGCCGCCAAGAGGCGCCTCAATTGTAACATAAGTGGCATAGGAAACGAGAACCGTGAAACCAAAGTCCGACCAGAACTTGAGCATCTATAAGGGGAGAATAGAGTGTTAAATACTGCCTAGgattaaaaagtataaaagaaAGAACTTACCATTTCGTAGTCGGAGAAATAAGTGTTCGTTTGAATGCGTCGCACGTTCATCTCCT
It encodes the following:
- the LOC132795067 gene encoding ATP synthase membrane subunit K, mitochondrial; the protein is MSDQFKFNRIFDNNTVRGRANVAKATWASVGLIYVMVKMHRRNAKRREATKYCKGCQQKLFQ
- the LOC132795066 gene encoding general odorant-binding protein 19a, encoding MLIISRLNMRFDLLISYLLLGLPLCWAGATEEQMWAAGKLMRDVCFPKFPKVSVATADSIHDGVIPDDKDSKCYINCILEMMQTIKKGKLQLESSLKQVELLLPDKYKPSYRTGIDLCKDSTNGIKNNCDAGHALLTCLRANIDVFVFP
- the LOC132795063 gene encoding general odorant-binding protein 28a, yielding MTTIQLTLIAFIGYCTVLVEGQASAASGMSLPIPISTKGQAFDLGRLFGGKSGDPMWTLIDRNLPEVQQMIDQTKQSCMAKLQMTGPQRSLIREPRPTPKEKCLVECVLKGIGLMDSVSNRLNLQRVEQLTSKVTEDNKLAIALGCSLAQSCNRSINVPSNKPCEAAHQLNQCIGRHLDRNRVKLHW
- the LOC132796213 gene encoding nose resistant to fluoxetine protein 6-like; translated protein: MIRLLIVLLLGTIAAANVQRGLGLSYLGLEFYRQLENFTLADVDTQCAQDLAQVQLALGNNTNWALKMLDSWGSLPSGVLEGNTRSLGNYDECLRINQQISTDYTLQGKYCFARLPVGQLFQSTSNANIAVCFPTTCDSTDMDILLRQLMEQLGLEVDETAVLVTESTCKTTGREPFDWLTIFTIVLCSVLGLFVLLATLYDYFFCEDPSQLPQLIKAFSARVNSGALFRISNNSNPNMINCLHGLRCMSLIWVIFGHDYIIALKSPNINRMDMFTWGATPFRMFIQQCINAVDTFFFLSGMLVVSSQFRAMERGNGKLNIPKLYLNRYLRLTPVLGFAMLLYVKLLPYFGDGPIWGTTMFDDYSICNKNWYLTLLYVQNFFWDKCISHSWYLAVDMQLYLLSPIFLIALYRWGKKAAAAIVLLILVLSSYLFATMIVNNYSMQIRGDAVKRGEPFIYFPIHVRASTWLVGVLFGYFLYLTKGKRFQLNRLVVWTFWLLSLSFLLVTVMALEPYAGLNATPVPIVNEAFFLSLTRIAWPLALCWVVFACMQGYGGLANSFLASPLWQPLSKLSYCAYIFHIFFENLNSARTHTNTYFSDYDVMLRFWGDFGFTVLLSYVVYILVEAPCSTLVGWWLSDAKKPKPKPAIVPASTEAA
- the LOC132795065 gene encoding uncharacterized protein LOC132795065 gives rise to the protein MRKQATWLTALLMLACSCSTLLQLVQANDDSDEVMTMKMSEVVDLLMPFGQSCDPVPERVHLEEMVLNKDDASHPSKCFRRCMLMQFELMPEGEKLYDGAKTNEMMNMMFPDKEEQSRLITAKCNQASGLTDECEIAHSIAMCMLREMRVAAYKIPEIKD